One genomic window of Paenibacillus xylanilyticus includes the following:
- a CDS encoding GNAT family N-acetyltransferase: MLAETERLILREIGLDDWESIHTYTISPEVTKYTAWGPNTEQDTTAYIEQVLQSQQEQPRSQFDLAVCLKTDGTLVGSVGIYKEGTNAEMGYVMNPQYQGRGYAAEASQALLGWAFNTLGVHRIYAKCRPNNKASERVMQKIGMEYEGLMREHWFYKGAFHDSLVYSILAREYAQLQKADIG, from the coding sequence ATGTTAGCAGAGACAGAACGACTGATTTTACGAGAGATTGGCTTGGACGACTGGGAAAGTATACATACGTACACCATTTCACCTGAAGTAACCAAGTACACAGCTTGGGGACCCAACACAGAACAGGATACCACTGCGTACATCGAACAGGTTCTGCAATCGCAACAGGAACAGCCTAGATCCCAATTTGACCTTGCTGTCTGCCTGAAAACTGATGGAACGCTGGTTGGCAGCGTTGGCATATACAAGGAGGGGACCAATGCGGAGATGGGATATGTGATGAATCCACAGTATCAGGGTAGAGGCTATGCCGCCGAGGCAAGTCAAGCACTGCTGGGTTGGGCCTTTAATACCCTTGGTGTACATCGGATCTACGCCAAATGCCGGCCGAATAACAAAGCATCCGAGCGAGTCATGCAGAAGATCGGCATGGAGTACGAAGGCCTCATGCGGGAGCATTGGTTTTACAAAGGGGCATTTCACGATTCGTTGGTCTATTCGATCCTCGCCAGGGAATATGCTCAACTCCAAAAAGCCGATATCGGTTAA
- a CDS encoding DUF6359 domain-containing protein encodes MKKALWQHWIGAFLIFILTATALLGPGSQGPVQAAAAPLTVSQAIAAQSGGGTATVEGYIVGHATGSLTAKFTSPYANDFNFLIADSPSEKANAKLLDVQVSSSFRSQYGLATNPSLVGKKVIVTGTLGAYNSYAGLKNPTSITLSTGTTNPDPEPGPGTTLPDGTGKKVLFDNTHAQTAGAADWIIDGAFSDFANGLRNAGFAVDQLERSIPYTFGEQAITYNTLKDYDVFVIGEANVPFKATEQAALLQYVQNGGSVFFISDHYNADRNKNRWDSSEVFNGYRRGAFLNPAKGMSSAEAESPAMQGVTSSDWLASNFGIRFRYNALGDVNATDIVAPSQSFGITSGVNAVAMHAGSTLAIIDPNKAKGLVYVPSGVSKWSSAVDQGVYNGGGRAEGAYAAIAKVGAGKAAFIGDSSPVEDATPKYLREETGASKKTYDGFKEVDDGTFLVNTVKWLAVKESYTSLSQVSGLTLDTPTSLLAIETPANSTEPQLEPWSAPAAGYKWYDPTTFKKGSYGAVTP; translated from the coding sequence ATGAAGAAGGCGTTGTGGCAGCACTGGATCGGGGCATTCCTAATTTTCATTCTGACGGCAACAGCACTGCTGGGGCCAGGTTCACAAGGTCCGGTACAAGCTGCGGCAGCACCGCTTACTGTATCGCAGGCTATAGCTGCTCAGAGTGGTGGAGGAACGGCGACGGTAGAAGGTTATATTGTTGGACATGCTACCGGCTCACTTACAGCCAAGTTTACATCTCCTTACGCCAATGATTTTAACTTCCTGATTGCGGATTCTCCGTCAGAGAAGGCCAACGCAAAATTGTTGGACGTACAAGTTTCCTCTTCTTTCCGCTCACAGTATGGACTTGCTACCAATCCGAGCCTTGTAGGCAAAAAGGTCATCGTAACCGGAACACTTGGTGCATACAACAGCTATGCAGGACTCAAAAACCCAACCTCCATTACACTCTCTACCGGAACAACCAATCCTGACCCAGAACCGGGCCCAGGGACGACACTGCCTGATGGTACAGGCAAGAAGGTATTGTTCGATAATACCCATGCCCAGACAGCTGGTGCAGCAGACTGGATCATTGATGGGGCATTTTCAGACTTCGCGAATGGGCTTCGAAACGCAGGCTTTGCCGTGGATCAGCTTGAACGCAGCATCCCGTATACTTTTGGTGAGCAGGCCATTACCTACAATACATTAAAAGATTATGATGTCTTCGTCATCGGCGAAGCCAACGTGCCGTTTAAAGCCACGGAGCAGGCTGCCCTGCTGCAATACGTACAGAACGGGGGCAGCGTCTTTTTCATCTCCGATCACTATAATGCAGACCGAAACAAAAACCGCTGGGATTCCTCCGAGGTGTTTAACGGATACCGCCGTGGAGCATTCCTGAACCCGGCCAAAGGCATGTCCTCGGCGGAAGCCGAATCTCCAGCGATGCAGGGAGTTACGAGCTCTGACTGGCTGGCAAGCAACTTCGGTATCCGTTTCCGCTACAATGCACTGGGTGACGTCAATGCCACCGATATTGTGGCTCCATCACAGTCATTCGGAATTACAAGTGGTGTCAATGCGGTGGCGATGCATGCCGGATCTACCTTGGCCATCATTGATCCGAACAAAGCCAAGGGATTGGTTTATGTGCCAAGCGGCGTATCCAAATGGAGCAGCGCCGTGGATCAGGGCGTGTACAATGGCGGTGGGCGTGCTGAAGGCGCATATGCGGCCATTGCCAAGGTAGGTGCAGGCAAAGCCGCATTTATCGGCGATTCCTCACCGGTGGAAGATGCGACTCCGAAATATTTGCGAGAAGAAACGGGAGCCTCCAAGAAAACCTATGACGGATTCAAGGAAGTGGACGATGGCACGTTCCTGGTCAACACGGTAAAATGGCTTGCGGTAAAAGAAAGCTATACGAGTCTGTCGCAGGTATCTGGCCTGACATTGGACACACCGACGAGCCTGCTTGCCATAGAGACTCCGGCTAACTCCACAGAACCACAGCTTGAGCCATGGTCTGCTCCGGCTGCAGGATATAAGTGGTACGATCCAACGACGTTCAAGAAAGGTTCATATGGCGCCGTTACACCTTAA
- the cdaS gene encoding sporulation-specific diadenylate cyclase CdaS, translated as MTRQADCDSSTMRQRLKEDLHRVADRMNRTLTRFDNDSVCLLAQFAEIRTEIKQIEVLASSFYLDCYLSPFTEKFAELTASVQHLSDRRYGALIVIEREIPLEPILHSGVAVDARVTHALLESLFIPGAPLHDGAVLVRGNQIVSAGNVLPLSQAAAGERKMGTRHRAALGLSELTDAVVLVVSEETGQASFAVDGDLHPINVVETIH; from the coding sequence ATGACCCGGCAAGCAGACTGTGACAGTTCGACCATGAGACAGAGGCTGAAGGAAGATTTGCATCGTGTAGCGGATCGCATGAATCGGACATTGACCCGTTTTGACAATGACAGTGTCTGTCTGCTCGCGCAATTCGCTGAGATTCGTACCGAGATCAAGCAGATTGAGGTGCTCGCCTCTTCCTTTTATCTGGATTGTTACCTGTCTCCCTTTACTGAAAAATTCGCTGAGCTGACGGCAAGTGTACAGCATCTGTCTGATCGCAGATATGGTGCTCTTATCGTTATAGAACGTGAAATCCCTCTTGAACCTATACTTCATTCGGGTGTTGCTGTGGATGCGCGAGTGACCCATGCGCTGCTTGAATCCCTTTTTATCCCCGGTGCACCGCTGCATGATGGGGCAGTTCTGGTCCGCGGCAACCAGATTGTCTCCGCAGGCAATGTCCTCCCATTGTCCCAGGCTGCAGCAGGGGAACGTAAAATGGGTACACGCCACCGTGCCGCTCTGGGGCTAAGTGAATTGACAGATGCCGTAGTACTGGTTGTTTCCGAGGAAACGGGACAAGCTTCTTTTGCCGTGGACGGGGATTTGCATCCCATAAATGTCGTTGAGACCATTCATTAA
- a CDS encoding Glu/Leu/Phe/Val family dehydrogenase, which yields MSWFEVMEQHDYEELVLCQDKASGLKAIIAIHDTTLGPALGGTRMWTYASEEAAIEDALRLSRGMTYKNAVSGLNLGGGKAVIIGDPRRDKNEAMFRAFGRYIQGLNGRYVTAEDVGTSEEDMNLIYQETDYVTGISPSYGSSGNPSPATAWGVYRGMKAAAKEAFGTDLLEGKTVAVQGVGNVAMSLCKYLYEEGARLIVTDIHKDSVKQAVDRFGATAVDPGEITGVECDIYAPCALGGTINDDTLKTLKAKVVAGCANNQLLEQRHGDILHERGIVYAPDYVINAGGVINIADELNGYNSERAWSKIGEIYTSLEKIFETSRTEGIATYIAADRLAERRIELMKNTRSTFLQQGHHALSARRLRG from the coding sequence ATGAGTTGGTTTGAAGTAATGGAGCAGCATGATTATGAGGAACTGGTCCTGTGTCAGGACAAAGCTTCCGGGTTAAAGGCGATCATCGCCATTCACGATACAACACTCGGCCCTGCACTCGGTGGTACTCGGATGTGGACATATGCTTCAGAAGAGGCTGCTATAGAAGACGCACTGCGCCTTTCGCGGGGGATGACATATAAAAATGCCGTATCCGGCTTGAATCTTGGCGGCGGTAAAGCTGTGATTATCGGCGACCCGCGCCGCGACAAGAATGAAGCGATGTTCCGTGCATTCGGCAGATACATTCAAGGTCTGAATGGGCGATATGTAACTGCAGAAGACGTGGGGACCTCGGAGGAAGACATGAACCTGATTTATCAGGAAACGGATTACGTAACAGGCATATCGCCAAGCTACGGCTCGTCCGGGAACCCATCTCCTGCTACGGCGTGGGGAGTGTACAGGGGGATGAAAGCAGCGGCCAAAGAGGCCTTTGGCACGGATCTGCTGGAAGGCAAAACCGTTGCCGTTCAAGGTGTCGGCAATGTAGCCATGAGTCTGTGTAAGTATTTGTACGAGGAAGGTGCCCGCTTGATTGTGACGGATATTCATAAGGATTCCGTGAAGCAAGCAGTGGATCGCTTCGGGGCAACGGCTGTTGATCCGGGGGAGATTACCGGCGTTGAATGTGACATCTATGCACCATGTGCGCTGGGCGGAACAATTAATGACGATACACTCAAAACGCTCAAAGCCAAAGTGGTTGCAGGCTGCGCCAACAACCAGCTGCTGGAACAACGTCATGGCGACATTTTGCATGAGAGAGGTATCGTTTATGCTCCGGATTACGTGATTAATGCAGGTGGAGTCATCAACATCGCGGACGAATTGAATGGTTATAACTCGGAGCGTGCGTGGAGCAAAATCGGAGAAATTTACACCAGTTTGGAGAAAATTTTCGAAACCTCCCGTACCGAAGGCATTGCAACGTATATTGCCGCAGATCGTTTGGCTGAACGCCGAATTGAGCTGATGAAGAATACACGCAGCACCTTCCTGCAGCAAGGTCATCACGCACTGAGTGCTCGCCGACTGCGCGGGTAA
- a CDS encoding erythromycin esterase family protein → MNLKHRFIQKTAVLGLAMAMVAGSTSAAASPIAKEQWVQDHAHEITSLTSDNYSDLAFLKPLLQDKKVVSLGENFHRVAEYSAIKTRMIKFLHEELGYDVIAFESGMGDAAVAYEQGANLTPAQMMELSIFPIWHSQETLGLYEYIQEQSKTDHPLILAGYDMQFTTGYLTQFISDWISSLDPARGKQFYAFEMQGITDLYAVLNKYGIDSDNNPEFKAAIHQVKDAYSPQYEELVQWVTEHKQELVKSFPDNPKLADMMIRVLKDRSKFIEMAAYDTRESYEFRDRAMADNLEWLMDVMYPGKKFILWAHNDHLAKSTSTILNPPIGKGNGNSGLWQSSFKSMGEMMHEKLQDDMYVIGLYMNEGQASEISTGQTFDISPMPRGSLEYTLMKSGYRNTYIDLSEAKDAAGAAAWLSRPVFAAEDGMVDEIIHPMSMNFIPTEQYDGILLIDKVKAPTTSYKGGFKDQMQQQK, encoded by the coding sequence ATGAACCTGAAACATCGTTTTATTCAAAAAACAGCTGTACTCGGCCTGGCTATGGCCATGGTTGCTGGCTCCACTTCGGCAGCAGCCTCACCTATAGCCAAGGAACAGTGGGTGCAGGATCATGCCCATGAGATTACATCCCTGACCTCGGACAACTACAGTGACCTTGCCTTTCTGAAGCCATTGCTGCAGGACAAGAAAGTAGTTAGCCTGGGAGAGAACTTTCACCGGGTTGCCGAATACAGTGCCATCAAAACGCGCATGATCAAATTTTTGCATGAGGAACTCGGCTATGATGTCATTGCCTTCGAATCCGGCATGGGGGATGCAGCTGTTGCCTATGAACAAGGAGCAAACCTGACGCCTGCCCAGATGATGGAGCTGTCCATTTTCCCGATCTGGCACTCGCAGGAGACACTCGGCCTCTACGAATACATTCAGGAGCAGAGCAAGACGGATCATCCACTGATTCTGGCAGGATATGATATGCAGTTTACGACCGGGTACTTAACCCAATTTATCAGTGACTGGATTAGCAGTCTGGATCCTGCCAGAGGCAAGCAGTTCTATGCGTTTGAGATGCAGGGCATCACGGATTTGTATGCCGTCCTTAACAAATATGGTATCGACAGCGACAACAATCCCGAATTCAAGGCGGCCATTCATCAAGTGAAGGATGCTTATTCCCCGCAGTACGAGGAATTGGTTCAATGGGTCACCGAGCATAAGCAGGAACTCGTAAAGTCATTCCCGGACAACCCGAAACTGGCTGACATGATGATCCGTGTGCTGAAGGACCGGAGCAAATTTATCGAGATGGCTGCTTACGACACTCGGGAGAGTTACGAATTCCGCGACCGTGCCATGGCCGATAATCTGGAGTGGTTAATGGACGTCATGTATCCAGGTAAAAAATTCATTCTTTGGGCTCACAATGACCATCTCGCCAAGAGTACATCGACCATTCTCAATCCCCCAATCGGAAAAGGTAACGGGAACTCCGGGTTGTGGCAATCCAGCTTCAAAAGCATGGGCGAAATGATGCATGAGAAGCTGCAGGATGACATGTATGTGATCGGGCTTTATATGAATGAAGGACAAGCGAGCGAGATTTCCACAGGTCAAACGTTTGATATCTCTCCGATGCCTCGCGGCAGTCTGGAGTATACCTTAATGAAATCCGGCTACCGTAATACATACATTGATCTCTCCGAAGCCAAAGACGCTGCAGGTGCTGCAGCCTGGTTGTCCCGCCCGGTGTTTGCAGCGGAGGATGGCATGGTGGATGAAATCATTCATCCGATGTCGATGAACTTCATTCCGACTGAACAATATGATGGCATTCTGTTAATCGACAAAGTCAAAGCACCAACGACCAGCTACAAAGGCGGCTTCAAGGATCAAATGCAGCAGCAAAAGTAA